A portion of the Flavobacterium magnum genome contains these proteins:
- a CDS encoding putative quinol monooxygenase, with protein sequence MIVRIVKMSFHEENIPAFRENFELMKEKIRNAPGNRFLELYQDRHNPCIFFTYSYWESDDDLENYRQSELFYDVWAFTKKLFNARPEAWSVDKLVSLQ encoded by the coding sequence ATGATCGTACGTATTGTAAAAATGTCTTTCCACGAGGAAAATATACCTGCCTTCCGTGAGAATTTTGAACTGATGAAGGAAAAAATACGGAATGCGCCCGGAAACCGTTTCCTGGAACTGTACCAGGACCGGCACAACCCCTGTATCTTTTTTACTTACAGCTACTGGGAATCCGACGACGACCTCGAGAATTACCGGCAGTCGGAATTGTTTTATGACGTCTGGGCATTTACCAAAAAATTGTTTAATGCACGGCCCGAAGCGTGGAGCGTGGATAAATTAGTAAGTTTGCAGTAG
- the ettA gene encoding energy-dependent translational throttle protein EttA, translating into MSDDKKVIFSMQRVSKTYQSSDKQVLKNIYLSFFYGAKIGILGLNGSGKSSLLRIIAGVDKNYQGDVVFAPGYTVGYLEQEPQLDETKTVIDVVREGVAETVAILDEFNKINDMFGLPEVYEDADKMQQLMDRQADLQDKIDASGAWELDTKLEIAMDALRTPDGDMLIKNLSGGERRRVALCRLLLQQPDVLLLDEPTNHLDAESVLWLEQHLAQYAGTVIAVTHDRYFLDNVAGWILELDRGEGIPWKGNYSSWLDQKSARMAQEEKVASKRRKTLERELDWVRQGAKGRQTKQKARLQNYDKLLNEDQKQLDEKLEIYIPNGPRLGTNVIDAHGVAKAFGEKLLYDNLNFTLPQAGIVGIIGPNGAGKSTIFRMIMGEETPDAGSFGIGDTVKIAYVDQSHSNIDPNKTIWENFADGQELIMMGGRQVNSRAYLSRFNFSGSDQNKKVSMLSGGERNRLHLAMTLKEEGNVLLLDEPTNDLDINTLRALEEGLENFAGCAVVISHDRWFLDRICTHILAFEGNSEVYYFEGGFSEYEENKKKRLGGDLTPKRIKYRKLIRN; encoded by the coding sequence ATGTCAGACGATAAGAAGGTCATATTTTCAATGCAGCGCGTCAGCAAGACTTATCAAAGCAGTGATAAGCAGGTTTTAAAAAACATTTACCTGAGCTTTTTCTATGGTGCCAAAATCGGGATCCTTGGTCTAAACGGTTCCGGAAAATCCTCATTGCTCCGCATCATTGCCGGTGTCGACAAGAATTACCAGGGCGACGTGGTCTTTGCACCGGGATATACCGTGGGGTACCTTGAGCAGGAGCCCCAGCTCGATGAAACCAAGACCGTAATTGATGTGGTTCGGGAAGGCGTCGCCGAAACCGTGGCCATTCTCGATGAGTTTAATAAGATCAATGACATGTTTGGCCTTCCCGAGGTCTATGAGGATGCGGATAAGATGCAGCAACTGATGGACCGCCAGGCCGATCTGCAGGACAAGATTGACGCTTCAGGTGCCTGGGAACTAGACACCAAGCTCGAAATCGCCATGGATGCGCTGCGTACGCCTGATGGCGATATGCTGATCAAAAATCTTTCCGGCGGGGAGCGCCGTCGTGTGGCGCTGTGCCGCCTGTTGCTGCAACAGCCTGACGTATTGCTGCTCGATGAGCCTACGAACCACCTTGATGCCGAGAGCGTGCTCTGGCTTGAGCAGCACCTCGCGCAGTATGCGGGGACTGTGATTGCCGTGACGCACGACCGTTATTTCCTTGACAACGTGGCCGGCTGGATTTTGGAACTGGACAGGGGAGAGGGTATTCCGTGGAAAGGGAATTACTCGTCTTGGCTCGACCAGAAATCAGCCCGTATGGCCCAGGAGGAAAAAGTGGCATCAAAAAGGAGGAAAACCCTCGAGCGCGAGCTGGACTGGGTAAGACAGGGCGCAAAAGGCCGTCAGACCAAGCAGAAAGCGCGTCTGCAGAACTACGATAAATTGCTCAACGAAGACCAGAAACAGCTTGACGAAAAGCTCGAAATTTACATCCCGAACGGGCCACGCCTCGGAACGAACGTCATCGATGCGCATGGCGTGGCGAAAGCTTTCGGCGAGAAATTGCTTTACGACAACCTGAATTTTACCTTGCCGCAGGCCGGTATCGTCGGCATTATCGGGCCAAACGGCGCGGGTAAGTCCACGATATTCCGGATGATTATGGGCGAGGAGACTCCGGATGCAGGGTCTTTCGGGATCGGGGACACCGTAAAGATTGCCTACGTAGACCAATCGCATTCCAATATCGATCCGAATAAGACCATCTGGGAAAACTTTGCCGACGGCCAGGAACTGATCATGATGGGGGGCAGGCAGGTCAATTCGAGGGCATACCTGAGCCGTTTCAACTTCAGCGGCAGCGACCAGAACAAGAAAGTATCGATGCTGTCCGGAGGGGAAAGAAACAGGCTCCACCTGGCCATGACGCTCAAGGAGGAAGGTAATGTATTGCTTTTGGATGAGCCTACGAACGACTTAGATATTAACACGTTAAGGGCTCTGGAAGAAGGTCTGGAAAACTTTGCCGGCTGTGCGGTGGTCATTTCCCACGACCGTTGGTTCCTGGACAGGATCTGTACGCACATCCTCGCGTTTGAGGGCAATTCAGAAGTGTATTACTTTGAAGGCGGTTTTTCCGAATACGAAGAGAACAAGAAAAAACGTCTGGGCGGCGACCTGACCCCGAAGCGGATCAAGTACAGGAAACTCATCAGGAACTAA
- the gldF gene encoding gliding motility-associated ABC transporter permease subunit GldF, producing MKAILLKEIKSFFGSPMGYLVIAIFLLLNGLFLWVFEGDFNILNAGFADLAPFFTLAPWILIFLIPAVTMRSFSEEKKQGTLELLLTKPLSIAQIVNGKFLAAVLLIVLAILPTLLYVYVIGDLSMDTSHIDMGSTIGSYFGLLFLISGYTAIGIFASTFSDNQIVAFIVSVFLCFLFYFGFDGVAGYAGAFASYVSAIGMQDHFISMGRGVLDTRDLVYFTSIAVLFLSLTVFKLKSSKA from the coding sequence ATGAAAGCGATACTCCTCAAAGAAATAAAATCCTTCTTCGGTTCGCCGATGGGTTATCTCGTGATTGCCATTTTCCTGCTGCTCAACGGATTGTTCCTTTGGGTTTTTGAAGGTGATTTCAACATCCTCAATGCGGGCTTTGCTGACCTGGCTCCGTTTTTCACGCTCGCGCCCTGGATCCTCATTTTCCTGATTCCTGCTGTTACGATGCGCAGCTTTTCGGAAGAGAAAAAACAGGGCACACTCGAATTGCTGTTGACCAAACCGCTTAGCATCGCACAGATCGTAAACGGCAAATTCCTTGCAGCGGTACTGCTGATCGTGCTCGCGATCCTCCCTACCCTGCTGTATGTGTACGTCATCGGCGACCTCAGTATGGACACCAGCCACATCGATATGGGCAGCACGATAGGATCCTATTTCGGTTTGCTGTTCCTGATTTCGGGGTATACCGCCATTGGCATCTTTGCGTCGACATTTTCCGACAACCAAATCGTGGCCTTCATCGTTTCGGTCTTCCTGTGTTTCCTGTTTTACTTCGGTTTTGACGGTGTGGCAGGTTATGCAGGAGCTTTTGCATCCTATGTTTCCGCAATCGGGATGCAGGACCATTTCATAAGCATGGGCCGTGGGGTGCTGGACACGCGCGACCTGGTGTATTTCACCAGCATCGCCGTATTGTTTTTATCGCTGACCGTTTTCAAACTTAAATCCTCCAAAGCCTGA
- the gldG gene encoding gliding motility-associated ABC transporter substrate-binding protein GldG, which translates to MKSHTKTGLKKLTFILAALILVNLIGLFWFKRFDLTADKRYTLSEATRRVVKEIKDPVYIDVFLAGEFPAEFKRLQTETRQMLEEFNAYNSNIVFKFNDPMADEANADAYKQELIGLGFVPVNINQTVKGKKTQTQVFPWAIANVGKKSVRVPLLVNNFGNSSDQNISKSVQLLEYAFTDALTKLTTTNKKKIAVLKGNGEIGDKYMSDFLMAAKEYYTIAEFNLDSLQNDPVRVLSNLNHFDAALIAKPTQPFNNNEKYILDQFIEKGGKTMWLIDKVAIDLDSLQNEQQASLAFPMDLNLDDMFFKYGVRINGRLIQDLLSTPVTVQSQNGEMPVDWLYSPIIKSEENHAINKNVNLVKLEFANQMDTLKNGIKKTVLLKSSAQSKAVGVPIRVGLTDFTDGVDENAFKEGGQIIGTLLEGRFTSAFKNRVKPFQAQKPIDDGIPNKMIVIADGDIINYKYVNKKPLVNDIDTWTQQSYGNRDFLINALNYLLDDNGLVGIRNKNIELQLLDDKKVEEQYTKTQLLTVGAPLLLLLVFGLIYSFLRKRRYAG; encoded by the coding sequence ATGAAAAGCCATACAAAAACCGGCCTTAAAAAACTGACTTTCATCCTCGCCGCATTAATTCTGGTCAATCTCATCGGATTGTTCTGGTTTAAACGCTTCGACCTCACTGCCGACAAACGGTATACCCTGTCAGAGGCTACGCGTCGTGTAGTAAAGGAAATCAAGGATCCCGTGTATATTGACGTGTTCCTTGCGGGTGAGTTTCCAGCTGAATTCAAGAGGCTGCAGACCGAAACCAGGCAGATGCTCGAGGAATTCAATGCCTACAATTCGAACATCGTTTTTAAATTCAATGACCCGATGGCCGACGAAGCCAATGCCGACGCGTATAAGCAGGAACTCATCGGACTCGGATTTGTCCCCGTAAACATCAACCAGACCGTCAAGGGCAAAAAGACGCAGACGCAGGTATTCCCGTGGGCCATCGCCAATGTCGGGAAGAAATCGGTGCGCGTACCGCTGCTGGTTAACAATTTCGGAAACAGCTCAGACCAAAACATCAGCAAATCAGTACAGCTGCTCGAATATGCGTTTACCGACGCGCTGACCAAACTGACCACCACCAATAAAAAGAAAATCGCTGTGCTTAAAGGGAACGGCGAAATCGGTGACAAATACATGTCCGATTTCCTGATGGCGGCCAAAGAATATTACACGATTGCTGAGTTCAATCTGGATTCACTGCAGAATGACCCGGTAAGAGTATTGTCAAACCTCAACCATTTTGACGCGGCCCTGATTGCCAAACCCACACAGCCGTTTAACAATAACGAGAAATACATCCTGGACCAGTTCATTGAAAAAGGCGGCAAAACGATGTGGCTCATCGACAAGGTAGCCATCGACCTCGACAGTTTGCAGAACGAACAGCAGGCGTCACTGGCATTCCCTATGGACCTGAACCTCGACGACATGTTCTTTAAATACGGCGTGCGCATCAACGGCAGGCTGATCCAGGATCTGTTGTCAACGCCGGTCACGGTGCAATCCCAAAACGGCGAAATGCCCGTCGACTGGTTGTACTCCCCGATCATCAAATCGGAAGAAAACCACGCCATCAATAAAAATGTCAACCTGGTGAAGCTCGAATTTGCCAACCAGATGGATACGCTGAAAAATGGCATAAAGAAGACGGTATTGCTTAAAAGCTCGGCACAATCCAAAGCAGTCGGCGTACCCATCCGCGTGGGCTTAACGGATTTTACCGACGGCGTCGACGAAAATGCGTTCAAGGAAGGCGGGCAGATCATCGGTACGCTGCTTGAAGGCAGGTTCACCTCAGCATTTAAGAACCGCGTGAAACCGTTTCAGGCGCAAAAACCCATCGACGACGGCATTCCAAATAAGATGATTGTCATTGCCGATGGTGACATCATCAACTACAAATACGTCAACAAGAAGCCACTGGTCAACGATATTGACACGTGGACGCAGCAGAGTTACGGCAACCGCGACTTCCTCATCAATGCGCTGAACTACCTGCTCGATGACAATGGCCTGGTGGGCATCCGCAATAAGAACATCGAACTGCAGTTGCTCGATGATAAAAAAGTCGAAGAGCAATACACCAAAACACAGCTTTTGACTGTAGGCGCGCCTTTGCTGTTGCTGCTGGTCTTCGGCCTGATCTATAGCTTCTTAAGAAAGCGCAGGTACGCGGGATAA
- a CDS encoding CAL67264 family membrane protein, giving the protein MGMNKNTILGWATLIMILMGLLLIALGAFRYDDTAGWGFGAVGVGFLANAWVFSSLKGRL; this is encoded by the coding sequence ATGGGAATGAATAAAAACACGATCCTGGGCTGGGCGACCTTAATCATGATCCTGATGGGTTTGTTACTGATTGCTTTAGGTGCCTTCAGGTATGATGATACCGCAGGCTGGGGATTCGGCGCCGTAGGCGTGGGGTTTCTTGCCAATGCCTGGGTGTTCAGTTCGTTAAAAGGCAGGCTGTAG
- a CDS encoding PhoH family protein, with product MNERIIELVDIAPKDFWGAQDAHLETIKKYYPKLKIVARGTTIKAFGEKEVLDEFENRFNRLMQHFSRYNRIDDNVIDRVIQSNTQEEQRMPDSDKILVHGVGGKIIKAMTPNQQLLVDNINKNDMVFAVGPAGTGKTYTGVAMAVKALKEKQVKRIILTRPAVEAGENLGFLPGDMKEKLDPYMQPLYDALRDMIPPQSLEDYILKGIIQIAPLAFMRGRTLDNAFVILDEAQNTTHSQMKMFLTRMGKNAKFMITGDPGQVDLPRRTISGLKEALLVLKDIEGIGIIYLDDKDIVRHRLVKKVIDAYKQIENND from the coding sequence TTGAACGAAAGAATCATTGAATTAGTAGACATCGCCCCTAAAGATTTTTGGGGTGCCCAGGATGCCCACCTGGAGACCATCAAGAAATACTACCCGAAATTGAAAATCGTCGCCCGCGGTACCACCATAAAGGCTTTTGGAGAAAAGGAAGTGTTGGATGAATTTGAGAACCGTTTTAACCGGCTGATGCAGCATTTCAGCCGCTACAACCGCATCGACGACAATGTAATAGATCGTGTGATCCAGAGCAATACACAGGAAGAGCAGCGCATGCCGGACAGCGACAAGATCCTGGTACACGGCGTAGGCGGGAAAATCATCAAGGCGATGACGCCGAACCAGCAATTGCTTGTAGACAACATCAACAAGAACGACATGGTTTTTGCAGTCGGTCCTGCGGGTACCGGGAAAACCTATACCGGCGTGGCGATGGCCGTAAAAGCCCTCAAGGAGAAGCAGGTGAAACGCATCATCCTGACGCGTCCTGCGGTCGAAGCAGGGGAAAACCTTGGTTTCCTGCCCGGTGACATGAAAGAAAAGCTTGATCCGTATATGCAGCCATTGTACGATGCCCTGCGTGACATGATTCCGCCGCAGTCGCTCGAAGACTACATCCTGAAAGGCATCATTCAGATTGCGCCATTGGCATTCATGCGCGGGCGTACGCTCGATAACGCCTTCGTAATCCTCGACGAGGCACAGAATACCACGCATTCGCAGATGAAGATGTTCCTGACCCGTATGGGAAAAAACGCCAAGTTTATGATCACCGGCGACCCCGGGCAGGTCGATTTGCCGCGGCGTACCATATCAGGGCTCAAGGAGGCATTACTGGTATTGAAAGATATCGAAGGAATCGGCATCATCTACCTTGACGACAAGGACATTGTGCGCCACAGGCTTGTCAAGAAGGTGATTGACGCGTACAAGCAGATTGAAAACAATGACTGA
- the dnaN gene encoding DNA polymerase III subunit beta produces MKFIVSSSYLLKQLQVLGSVINSSNTLPILDNFLFELDNKTLTVSASDLETTMSATLEIDSDSTGSVAVPAKLLLEILKTFPEQPLTFTVEENNTIEISSNSGKYALAYAPGEEFPKSVNLEDPSVTLVPADVLATAVSKTIFAAGNDDLRPVMSGVFFQFSPEGLTFVATDAHKLVKYARTDVKASQVADFIMPKKPLNILKSILGASDAEVKIEYNDSNATFSFDNYVLMCRLIDGKYPNYEAVIPKENPNKLMIDRSQFLNSVRRVAIFSNKTTHQIRLKIAGAELNISAEDIDYSNKAEERLTCDYQGDDMQIGFNSRFLTEMLTNLHSDMIMLEMSLPNRAGILTPVDGLEEGETVTMLVMPVMLNN; encoded by the coding sequence ATGAAATTCATCGTATCGAGTTCTTACTTATTAAAACAACTGCAGGTTTTAGGAAGTGTCATCAACAGCAGCAACACGCTGCCCATCCTGGACAATTTCCTTTTCGAATTAGACAACAAGACGCTTACCGTTTCCGCCTCAGATCTTGAGACGACGATGTCGGCGACGCTTGAAATCGATTCAGACAGCACCGGAAGCGTAGCGGTACCTGCAAAACTGTTGCTCGAAATACTCAAGACTTTCCCGGAACAGCCCCTGACTTTTACCGTTGAGGAAAACAATACAATCGAGATCAGCTCCAATTCCGGAAAATATGCCCTGGCCTATGCCCCGGGTGAGGAATTCCCGAAATCCGTAAATCTTGAAGATCCTTCAGTGACCTTAGTCCCCGCCGACGTACTGGCGACTGCCGTGAGCAAGACGATATTTGCTGCCGGAAACGATGACCTGCGTCCCGTGATGTCGGGCGTGTTTTTCCAGTTTTCCCCTGAAGGGCTGACTTTCGTTGCCACAGATGCGCACAAGCTTGTGAAGTATGCCCGTACCGATGTGAAGGCGTCACAGGTTGCCGACTTTATTATGCCAAAAAAGCCGCTGAACATCCTGAAAAGCATTTTGGGCGCTTCGGATGCTGAAGTAAAGATTGAGTACAACGACTCCAATGCAACGTTCTCGTTTGATAATTATGTATTAATGTGCCGACTCATAGACGGCAAATATCCGAATTATGAGGCGGTTATCCCGAAAGAAAACCCAAACAAACTCATGATTGACCGCTCGCAATTCCTGAATTCCGTGCGCCGTGTGGCCATCTTTTCAAATAAGACCACGCACCAGATCAGGCTTAAAATTGCGGGAGCTGAACTGAATATCTCTGCTGAGGACATCGATTACTCTAACAAGGCTGAAGAAAGGCTGACCTGCGATTACCAGGGCGATGACATGCAGATCGGCTTTAACTCACGTTTCCTGACTGAAATGCTTACCAACCTGCACTCGGACATGATCATGCTAGAAATGTCACTGCCGAACCGCGCAGGGATCCTGACACCGGTAGATGGACTCGAAGAGGGAGAAACCGTGACCATGCTTGTTATGCCGGTGATGCTCAACAATTAA
- a CDS encoding SAM hydrolase/SAM-dependent halogenase family protein — protein sequence MSIITLTTDYGLKDHFVGSLKGKILKEFAEAQIIDISHDIDPFNTAQASYIVGAAYNSFPKGTVHLIGIDAEYNKENRHIAMEWDGHYFVCADNGILGMLTQKIVPQKMAEINIHDRLPADATDLDVFVTVACHIARGGQLNVIGKDIQSMKQVTELKPVALADSIRGYVIYIDHFGNVVTNISRQLFVETAKGRPYEIVLNDKRGRNHIRTIWPKYSDIAVSDKFPIKDYEGQRLAIFNEAGFLEIAIFRSNPNTVGSAETLLGLGYRDMITINFDVQP from the coding sequence ATGTCAATAATTACCCTCACAACCGACTACGGACTCAAGGATCACTTCGTGGGTTCCTTGAAGGGTAAGATCCTGAAAGAGTTTGCCGAGGCGCAAATCATTGACATATCGCACGATATCGATCCGTTCAATACCGCGCAGGCGAGTTACATCGTCGGGGCAGCGTATAATAGTTTTCCGAAAGGGACCGTGCACCTGATCGGAATCGATGCCGAATACAACAAGGAGAACCGCCACATCGCGATGGAATGGGACGGCCATTATTTCGTTTGCGCCGACAACGGCATCCTGGGCATGCTGACGCAAAAAATCGTTCCGCAGAAAATGGCGGAAATCAACATACACGACCGCCTTCCGGCCGACGCGACCGACCTTGACGTGTTTGTTACCGTAGCCTGCCATATCGCGCGAGGCGGACAGCTGAATGTTATCGGGAAGGACATACAATCGATGAAGCAGGTCACGGAGCTCAAGCCTGTAGCCCTCGCCGATTCCATCAGGGGGTATGTGATTTACATCGACCATTTCGGGAATGTGGTGACCAACATCTCACGGCAGCTTTTCGTCGAGACCGCAAAAGGCCGGCCTTACGAAATTGTCCTGAACGACAAGCGCGGGCGCAACCACATCAGGACCATCTGGCCGAAGTATTCCGACATTGCCGTGTCTGATAAATTCCCGATCAAGGACTATGAAGGCCAAAGGCTCGCAATTTTCAATGAGGCGGGATTCCTTGAAATAGCCATTTTTCGCAGCAACCCTAACACTGTCGGCAGCGCTGAGACCTTACTGGGATTGGGCTACCGGGATATGATAACCATAAATTTTGATGTACAGCCATGA
- a CDS encoding tetratricopeptide repeat-containing hybrid sensor histidine kinase/response regulator: MKKIASIILLLFVQVFYAQSEAAEKKAVEKIINDAAKAFDRGEYEKSLSLSSKALVRAFRLDDDYLIAHSYNAIGVVYDEFSESKRAIEFYKKALHYAENIDNDVLKDFINSNIGSVYYYSKIDVRKGIEYYKKSLYYATKSNDSSQIAYAKMNITAACFYLGHFSEGIVYLNEVKGFIERKGQPESKLSYYGLLGLYNTHETKNPAIAEGYYRKALEIGQRNNMMSFMANTYDNYIAHLEKYRNFRQADSLRKIYKKINDSIYLENRPGDLDDTAMQIELDEYKAQLVKIENANEAQQKKIRDSRIISVLFGILLLFLLTMVYMLYKNNIFRKKINAELTKANEELRAAKEIAEQNSQLKTQFISTVSHELRTPLYGVIGITDMILDEHKELVNNEQLNSLKFSANYLLDLVNDILQMNKMEDKRTVLEEIDFSLQEEILTIRNSLQFLADNNGNTFSTVIDPNIPERIKGDELRLSQILVNLASNALKFTHNGHVKITARLNAFVDGKYLIDFTVEDDGIGIAKGDQEKIFEKFVQIGRKEGDYQGTGLGLAIVKRLIDLFGSSITLESAEDKGTRFAFTIAFNQADEKLIETITPEVQQHHMKLNILVVEDNKINQMVTKKIIERNGHRCSMADSGDDAIALATSEPFDIILMDINMPGMNGYETTKKMRAMGMTTPVIALTAFDKKEVTAEAVTAGINDVIVKPFEPSLLFDLIEKQLK; encoded by the coding sequence GTGAAGAAAATAGCCTCGATCATATTACTGCTTTTTGTGCAGGTTTTTTACGCACAATCTGAAGCTGCTGAGAAAAAAGCCGTTGAGAAAATCATCAACGACGCCGCTAAGGCGTTTGACCGGGGTGAATATGAAAAGTCACTGAGCCTGTCCTCAAAAGCCCTCGTCCGCGCGTTCAGGCTTGATGACGATTATCTTATCGCGCATTCCTACAACGCAATTGGCGTGGTGTATGACGAATTTTCAGAATCGAAGCGCGCCATAGAGTTTTACAAAAAAGCGCTTCATTATGCCGAGAATATCGACAATGATGTGTTAAAGGATTTCATCAACAGCAATATCGGCAGTGTTTATTACTACAGTAAGATTGATGTCAGGAAAGGGATTGAGTATTATAAGAAGTCGTTGTACTACGCGACAAAATCGAACGACAGTTCCCAGATTGCGTACGCCAAAATGAACATTACGGCGGCCTGTTTTTACCTAGGCCATTTCAGCGAAGGCATCGTCTACCTGAACGAGGTGAAAGGTTTTATCGAGCGCAAAGGCCAGCCCGAATCAAAGTTGTCTTACTACGGGCTGCTCGGACTTTACAATACCCACGAAACCAAAAATCCCGCCATTGCCGAAGGGTATTACCGCAAAGCGCTTGAAATCGGGCAGCGCAACAACATGATGTCGTTCATGGCCAATACCTATGACAACTACATTGCCCATCTCGAAAAATACAGGAATTTCAGGCAGGCCGATTCCCTCAGGAAGATTTATAAGAAAATCAACGACAGCATTTACCTCGAAAACCGCCCCGGAGACCTCGACGACACTGCGATGCAGATTGAGTTGGACGAGTACAAGGCGCAACTCGTGAAAATTGAAAACGCCAATGAAGCACAGCAGAAAAAAATCCGCGATTCGCGTATCATCAGCGTGCTGTTCGGCATCCTGCTGCTGTTTTTGCTGACGATGGTGTACATGCTGTATAAGAACAACATCTTCCGAAAGAAAATCAATGCCGAGTTAACCAAGGCGAATGAGGAGTTGCGCGCCGCAAAGGAAATTGCCGAGCAAAATTCGCAGCTGAAGACCCAGTTTATCTCTACGGTCAGCCATGAGCTGCGCACCCCGCTTTACGGCGTAATCGGCATCACCGACATGATTTTGGACGAACACAAGGAGCTGGTGAATAACGAGCAGCTGAATTCGCTTAAGTTTTCTGCAAACTACCTGCTCGATCTCGTTAACGATATCCTCCAGATGAATAAGATGGAGGACAAACGGACGGTGTTGGAAGAAATCGATTTCAGTCTGCAGGAGGAGATACTCACCATCCGCAATTCGCTGCAATTCCTGGCCGACAATAACGGGAACACCTTCAGCACCGTGATCGACCCGAACATCCCGGAACGCATTAAGGGCGACGAGCTCAGGTTGTCGCAGATATTGGTCAATCTGGCCAGCAATGCGCTGAAATTCACCCACAATGGTCATGTAAAGATCACCGCCCGGCTCAATGCATTTGTCGACGGCAAATACCTGATCGATTTTACTGTTGAAGACGATGGAATCGGCATCGCCAAGGGGGACCAGGAAAAGATATTCGAAAAGTTTGTGCAGATTGGCAGGAAAGAAGGCGATTATCAGGGTACCGGCCTTGGACTCGCGATTGTAAAGCGGTTGATCGACCTGTTCGGCAGCAGCATCACTCTGGAAAGTGCCGAAGATAAGGGCACGCGTTTCGCATTCACCATTGCGTTTAATCAGGCTGATGAGAAATTGATTGAAACCATAACACCCGAAGTGCAGCAACACCACATGAAACTAAATATCCTTGTCGTAGAAGACAACAAGATCAACCAGATGGTCACCAAGAAAATCATCGAGCGGAACGGACACCGCTGCAGCATGGCCGATAGTGGCGACGACGCGATTGCTTTGGCAACGTCTGAGCCGTTTGACATCATCCTCATGGATATCAATATGCCCGGCATGAACGGCTATGAGACCACGAAAAAAATGCGCGCGATGGGAATGACCACGCCCGTAATTGCGCTCACTGCTTTTGACAAAAAAGAAGTGACCGCCGAAGCGGTCACTGCCGGGATAAATGATGTTATTGTAAAACCGTTCGAGCCTTCGCTGTTATTTGACCTGATCGAAAAACAATTGAAGTAG